In Candidatus Schekmanbacteria bacterium, the DNA window CATTTCGTTTAAGGCAGTCAATAATCTGATCAATGTGGTCATAACCTTTTGTTTCAACTGTAATTTCGATTCTCGTTTTGCTCACAGGAAGTCCCCACTCTGTCCTCTCGTGGGAAATCTGAAGAATATTTCCTTCACAATCACCGATACTGCCGGCTATTCCTGAAAGCATACCGGGAACATCATCTACATCGACATAAAAACGCAAAAGGCGGCCTGTCCTCAATAGCCCCATATGGATGATTCTCTCTATGAGATTGACATCTATATTTCCACCGCTGACAACAAGGACAACATTCCCTCTTATATTGTCTATCTTTTCTGAAATGACCGCCGCCAGAGGCACAGCACCTGCGCCTTCTGCCACAAGTTTTGCTTTCTCCATAAACATCAGAACAGCCGCCGCAATATCTTCCTCCTCGACTGTAATCAGATCATCTACATACTTTTGAATAATAGGAAGGGTTTTATCTCCTACCTTTTTTACTGCTATGCCATCAGCAATAGTTTTTGGAGAGGGCACTTCGGCAATTGCACCCTCTTTCAAGGAGTGATATGCAGAGGCCGCTTCTCTTGCCTGCACTCCTATTATTTTTATCGATGGATTTTTCTGCTTCACTGCATATGAGATACCGGAAATCAATCCTCCTCCACCTACAGGGACCACTATATAATCTATCTTTTCGAGTTCATCTATGATTTCAAGCCCTATGGTGCCTTGCCCCTCGATTACATCAT includes these proteins:
- a CDS encoding threonine ammonia-lyase; the protein is MLSLAGIESARNRLDGIIEKRNFIRSNALSDALGLKIFLKLENVQKTGSFKIRGAYNFVSKNESELMGKGIVTASAGNHAQAVAFAASEYGIDCDLYMPRNTPLVKVESCKNLGGNVHLEGRSYDEAYELAKKYSEETGKKFINAFNDYDVIEGQGTIGLEIIDELEKIDYIVVPVGGGGLISGISYAVKQKNPSIKIIGVQAREAASAYHSLKEGAIAEVPSPKTIADGIAVKKVGDKTLPIIQKYVDDLITVEEEDIAAAVLMFMEKAKLVAEGAGAVPLAAVISEKIDNIRGNVVLVVSGGNIDVNLIERIIHMGLLRTGRLLRFYVDVDDVPGMLSGIAGSIGDCEGNILQISHERTEWGLPVSKTRIEITVETKGYDHIDQIIDCLKRNGFKPFLRS